From a region of the Candidatus Delongbacteria bacterium genome:
- the pstS gene encoding phosphate ABC transporter substrate-binding protein PstS, whose amino-acid sequence MKKFLVIAVMTIVAAAMCGVSNITAAGATFPMPFYNNIFKTYTNESKILVTYGGIGSGGGIRSLKDKIVDFGATDAFLNEKKMSDMGSEVLHIPTCLGAVAIAYNLPGSPKLNLDSETISDIFLGNITKWNDKKIAELNKGVTLPSQDITVVYRSDGSGTTHIFSDYLNDADKEWADKMGMGKSLEWKVGIGAKGNPGVAGTISQTPGAIGYIGLEYAMAQNIPFANVKNKAGNFIVPSIESVSLSADAEMPADTRVSLVNTVAKDGYPITSFTWLIFYKEQNYNGRSLDQAKETLKLLEWIIGSDAQKNASKVNFSPLPKKAVETAKKVLKQATYNGKPIL is encoded by the coding sequence ATGAAAAAATTTCTTGTGATCGCAGTAATGACAATCGTTGCAGCAGCAATGTGTGGAGTTTCTAATATTACAGCAGCGGGAGCTACTTTTCCAATGCCTTTCTACAACAATATTTTCAAGACTTACACAAACGAGTCTAAGATTCTTGTAACTTACGGTGGTATCGGTTCTGGTGGTGGAATTAGATCTCTTAAAGATAAGATTGTAGATTTTGGTGCTACTGATGCTTTTCTTAACGAGAAGAAAATGAGTGATATGGGTTCTGAAGTTCTTCATATTCCTACTTGTCTTGGTGCTGTTGCTATCGCTTATAATCTTCCTGGATCTCCTAAGTTGAATTTAGATTCAGAAACAATCTCTGATATCTTTTTGGGAAATATAACTAAGTGGAATGACAAAAAGATTGCAGAATTAAACAAAGGTGTCACTCTTCCATCGCAAGATATTACTGTTGTTTACAGATCTGACGGATCAGGTACAACTCATATTTTCTCTGACTACCTTAATGATGCTGACAAAGAGTGGGCTGATAAAATGGGTATGGGAAAATCTTTAGAGTGGAAAGTTGGTATCGGAGCTAAAGGTAATCCAGGTGTAGCTGGTACTATCTCTCAAACTCCTGGTGCAATTGGATACATCGGTTTAGAATATGCAATGGCTCAAAACATTCCTTTCGCAAACGTAAAAAACAAAGCTGGTAACTTTATCGTTCCAAGTATCGAGTCTGTAAGTCTTTCTGCTGATGCTGAAATGCCAGCTGACACAAGAGTTTCTCTTGTTAACACTGTTGCAAAAGATGGTTATCCTATTACATCATTCACTTGGTTAATATTCTATAAAGAACAAAACTATAATGGCAGATCACTTGATCAAGCTAAAGAAACACTAAAACTTCTTGAATGGATAATTGGATCAGATGCTCAAAAAAATGCAAGTAAAGTTAATTTCTCACCTCTACCAAAAAAGGCTGTTGAAACTGCAAAAAAAGTTCTTAAGCAAGCAACATATAATGGAAAACCAATCCTCTAA